One window from the genome of Balaenoptera musculus isolate JJ_BM4_2016_0621 chromosome 3, mBalMus1.pri.v3, whole genome shotgun sequence encodes:
- the LOC118891794 gene encoding LOW QUALITY PROTEIN: nucleolin-like (The sequence of the model RefSeq protein was modified relative to this genomic sequence to represent the inferred CDS: inserted 1 base in 1 codon) has product MVKLAKAGKNQGHPKKMAPSPKEVEEDSEDEEMSEDEEDDSSGEEVVIPQKKGKKATTTPAKKMIVSPTQKVAVGTPAKKAVVTPGKKAAATPAKKTVTPAEAVATPGKKGATPGKALVANPGKKGAAAPAKGAKNGKNAKKEDSDEEDEDDSEEEDEDDEEEDEDEFEPAVMKAAAAPVSDDKDGEDEDEDDEDEDEDGDDDEDDEDDSEEEAMETAPAKGKKAPAKAAPMKAKSTAEDEEDDNEDEEDDNEDEEEVKEEVEEEEEEEEEEEEELVKEAPGKRKKEMAKQEAAPEAKKQKVEDTEPTTSFNLFVGNLNFIKSAPELKTGISDLFAKNDLAVVDVRIGVSRKFGYVDFESAEDLGKALELTGLKVFGNEIKLEKPKGKDSKKDRDARTLLAKNLPYKVTQEELKEVFEDAVETRLVSKDGKSKGIAYIEFKTEADAEKTLEEKQGTEIDGRSISLYYTGEKGQSQDYRGGKNSTWSGESKTLVLSNLSYSATEETLQEVFEKATFIKVPQNQNGKSKGYEFIEFASFEDVXEALNSCNKREIEGRAIRLELQGPRGSPNSRSQPSKTVFVKGLSEDTTEETLKESFDGSIRARIVTDQETGSSKGFGFVDFNSEEDAKAAKEAMEDGGSDGNKVTLDWAKPKGEGGFGGRGGFGGRGRGGFAGRGGFQGGRGGGGDHKPQGKKTKFE; this is encoded by the exons ATGGTAAAGCTTGCAAAGGCCGGTAAAAATCAAGGTCACCCCAAGAAAATGGCTCCTTCCCCAAAGGAGGTAGAAGAAGATAGTGAAGATGAGGAAATGTCAGAAGATGAAGAGGATGATAGCAGTGGAGAAGAGGTTGTTATCCctcagaaaaaaggcaaaaaggctACCACAACACCAGCAAAGAAGATGATAGTTTCCCCAACACAAAAGGTTGCAGTTGGCACACCAGCAAAGAAAGCAGTTGTCACCCCTGGCAAAAAGGCAGCCGCTACACCAGCAAAGAAGACAGTTACACCTGCCGAAGCAGTAGCAACACCTGGCAAAAAGGGAGCCACACCAGGCAAAGCATTGGTAGCAAACCCTGGTAAGAAGGGAGCAGCGGCTCCAGCCAAGGGAGCAAAGAATGGCAAGAATGCCAAGAAGGAAGACAGTGATGAGGAAGATGAAGACGACAGTGAAGAGGAGGATGAGGATGATGAAGAGGAGGATGAGGATGAATTCGAGCCAGCGGTGATGAAAGCAGCTGCTGCTCCTGTCTCAGATGATAAGGATGGCgaggatgaagatgaggatgacgaggatgaagatgaggatggAGACGATGATGAGGATGACGAAGATGACTCTGAAGAAGAAGCTATGGAGACTGCACCagccaaaggaaagaaagctCCAGCAAAAGCTGCTCCTATGAAGGCAAAGAGTACTGCTGAAGATGAAGAGGATGACAATGAGGATGAGGAGGATGATaatgaggatgaggaggaagtCAAGGAGGAAgtcgaggaggaggaggaagaggaggaggaagaggaggaagaacttGTCAAAGAAGCACCTGGAAAACGAAAGAAGGAAATGGCCAAACAAGAAGCAGCTCCTGAAGccaagaaacagaaagtggaaGACACAGAACCAACTACATCTTTCAATCTCTTTGTTGGAAACCTGAACTTCATTAAATCTGCTCCTGAATTGAAAACGGGTATCAGTGACCTTTTTGCTAAAAATGATCTTGCAGTTGTTGATGTCAGAATTGGTGTGTCTAGGAAGTTTGGCTATGTGGATTTTGAATCTGCTGAAGACCTGGGAAAAGCCTTGGAACTCACTGGTTTAAAAGTCTTTGgcaatgaaattaaactagaaaaaccaaagggaaaagaCAGTAAGAAAGATCGAGATGCGAGAACACTTTTGGCTAAAAATCTGCCTTATAAAGTGACTCAGGAAGAATTAAAAGAAGTGTTTGAAGATGCTGTGGAGACCAGATTAGTCAGCAAGGATGGAAAGAGTAAAGGGATTGCTTATATTGAATTTAAGACAGAAGCTGATGCAGAGAAAACCTTGGAAGAAAAGCAGGGAACAGAGATAGATGGGCGATCCATTTCCCTGTACTATACCGGAGAGAAAGGTCAAAGTCAAGACTATAGAGGTGGAAAGAATAGCACTTGGAGTGGTGAATCAAAAACCCTGGTTTTAAGCAACCTCTCCTATAGTGCAACGGAAGAAACTCTTCAGGAAGTATTTGAGAAGGCAACGTTTATCAAAGTGCCCCAGAACCAAAATGGCAAATCTAAAGGGTATGAATTTATAGAATTTGCTTCATTTGAAGATG AAGAAGCTTTAAATTCATGTAATAAAAGGGAAATTGAGGGCAGAGCCATCAGGCTGGAGTTGCAAGGACCCAGGGGATCACCTAATTCAAGAAGCCAGCCATCCAAAACTGTGTTTGTCAAAGGTCTGTCTGAGGATACTACAGAAGAGACATTAAAGGAGTCGTTTGACGGCTCTATTCGTGCAAGGATAGTCACTGACCAGGAGACTGGATCCTCCAAGGGGTTTGGTTTTGTAGACTTCAACAGCGAGGAAGATGCCAAAGCTGCCAAGGAGGCCATGGAAGATGGTGGAAGTGATGGAAACAAAGTTACTTTGGACTGGGCCAAGCCTAAGGGTGAAGGTGGCTTCGGTGGCCGAGGTGGATTTGGTGGCAGAGGCCGGGGAGGCTTTGCAGGGCGAGGAGGCTTccaaggaggcagaggaggaggaggggaccaCAAGCCTCAAGGAAAGAAGACTAAGTTTGAATAG